From Humisphaera borealis, the proteins below share one genomic window:
- a CDS encoding MazG nucleotide pyrophosphohydrolase domain-containing protein — translation MDPQSRTIASFQKHIFDKYEATDRARGTPATWLWFCEEFGELARALARKEDKKNIEEEFADCIAWLCTLANINDVDLSAAIERKYFSAEAKDGVK, via the coding sequence ATGGACCCGCAATCCCGCACCATCGCCAGCTTTCAGAAACACATCTTCGACAAATACGAGGCCACCGATCGCGCCCGCGGTACGCCGGCGACCTGGCTCTGGTTCTGTGAAGAGTTCGGCGAACTGGCCCGCGCCCTGGCGCGCAAAGAAGATAAGAAAAACATCGAAGAAGAATTCGCCGACTGCATCGCCTGGCTTTGCACGCTGGCCAACATCAACGACGTAGACCTGTCGGCGGCGATCGAACGCAAATACTTCTCGGCCGAGGCCAAAGACGGCGTGAAGTAG
- a CDS encoding PilZ domain-containing protein — MELTACLFEQVIRTLRADVGGREQRRFPRVGLRAKATIYPDRIGLTYLEPREVWVKDLSLQGIGLTSSASLPVGIVFEIRLAVRSGSLMRIRYTVIRTRSLGTVFSIGAELLELIDAVELPPLPGGGRAKPLATLAALTRAVGR; from the coding sequence ATGGAACTCACCGCCTGCCTCTTTGAGCAAGTCATTCGGACGCTTCGCGCCGATGTCGGTGGTCGCGAGCAACGACGGTTTCCCAGGGTCGGCTTGCGAGCCAAGGCGACCATCTACCCGGATCGCATTGGTCTGACCTACCTCGAGCCGCGTGAGGTCTGGGTCAAGGACCTCTCGCTCCAGGGAATCGGGCTGACCAGCAGTGCCTCGCTGCCTGTCGGGATTGTGTTCGAGATTCGCCTTGCGGTACGCAGCGGAAGCCTGATGCGGATTCGCTACACGGTCATTCGCACTCGGTCGCTGGGCACTGTGTTTTCGATCGGCGCCGAACTTCTCGAACTCATCGACGCGGTCGAACTTCCGCCGTTGCCGGGTGGAGGCCGCGCCAAACCCCTGGCGACGCTCGCCGCGCTGACCAGGGCGGTCGGGCGGTAG